In a genomic window of Thermoprotei archaeon:
- a CDS encoding Snf7 family protein has product MANFARRWEREPKEPLSGRIRDAVYPSPPLKNKIDQVTRKLETQTMKLDQLYHRLQERDRRLFEQLVNAYIKNDTDRAYMYANEVAGVRKVAKVVLQSKIALESVILRLGTIKEIGDVVAAIEPAIGVVNAVKRQLIGILPEAERELGDIGEALTSVLTEAGEISGVHFGAFGPQSEEAEKILKEAQVVAESRSKEFSELPSPEKEKGPATT; this is encoded by the coding sequence ATGGCAAACTTCGCAAGAAGATGGGAAAGAGAGCCAAAAGAGCCTCTTTCAGGAAGAATAAGGGATGCGGTATACCCATCACCACCGCTAAAGAATAAGATCGACCAGGTGACAAGAAAACTTGAAACTCAGACCATGAAGCTTGATCAGCTTTATCACCGTTTACAAGAACGAGACCGCAGACTTTTTGAACAATTGGTTAATGCATATATAAAGAATGATACTGATCGTGCATACATGTACGCCAATGAGGTAGCTGGAGTAAGAAAAGTTGCCAAAGTTGTACTTCAAAGTAAAATAGCACTAGAATCTGTAATATTAAGACTTGGCACAATTAAGGAGATAGGTGATGTTGTAGCTGCAATCGAACCTGCAATAGGTGTTGTGAATGCTGTTAAGAGACAATTAATAGGTATATTACCTGAAGCTGAGAGAGAATTAGGTGACATAGGTGAAGCACTAACATCTGTACTCACTGAAGCTGGAGAGATCTCAGGTGTTCACTTTGGAGCTTTCGGACCACAGAGTGAAGAAGCCGAAAAGATACTCAAGGAAGCACAGGTTGTTGCTGAAAGCAGGAGTAAAGAGTTTTCAGAGCTTCCAAGTCCAGAAAAAGAGAAGGGCCCCGCAACCACATAA
- a CDS encoding AAA family ATPase, with translation MYASKELLDNARENAIKAIQYENNKQYSEAIRYYRRAIDALSKLIELYPYSIMNRNYARYIMMYRNKVEELEKLLEDQAEEIGNYYGTNEKEKSNIDTEYVLEGRPNVRWEDIIDLEDAKRAIVHSVVYPIKRRDLFPLGWPRGILLFGPPGCGKTMLMAAVANEINATVMLIDSSNVMSKWLGESEKNIAKVFREARRLESQNRPVIILMDEIDALASIHFQEVGGETRMRTQLLKEMDGLMEKERDRLIFVIGTTNKPWMLDEAFIRRFQKRILVPPPDFKSRVGLFKFYTSKLKLDPSVDLEELAKITDGYSASDILDVCRDAYIRVIEEFFEYNDKSEPRRITMEDFRIVIKNRKPSITKDMIERYQKWFEQHKAL, from the coding sequence ATGTATGCAAGTAAAGAATTATTAGACAATGCAAGAGAAAACGCCATCAAAGCTATCCAATATGAAAATAACAAACAATATAGTGAAGCAATTAGATATTATAGGAGAGCCATAGATGCATTATCGAAATTAATCGAATTGTATCCATATAGTATAATGAACAGGAATTATGCACGTTACATAATGATGTATAGAAACAAGGTCGAAGAACTCGAAAAATTATTAGAAGATCAAGCCGAAGAAATTGGTAACTATTATGGTACTAATGAAAAAGAAAAATCTAACATTGATACAGAGTATGTTTTAGAAGGAAGACCAAATGTTAGATGGGAAGATATTATCGATCTTGAGGATGCAAAAAGAGCAATAGTCCATTCAGTGGTATATCCAATAAAAAGACGCGATCTTTTCCCATTGGGTTGGCCAAGAGGTATTCTTCTTTTTGGGCCGCCTGGTTGTGGTAAGACCATGTTAATGGCGGCTGTTGCAAATGAAATCAATGCCACAGTAATGCTTATTGATAGTTCTAATGTTATGTCAAAATGGCTTGGTGAATCGGAAAAAAATATTGCTAAAGTATTTAGAGAGGCAAGAAGATTAGAATCTCAGAACAGGCCAGTAATAATTCTTATGGATGAGATTGACGCATTAGCATCAATACATTTTCAGGAAGTCGGTGGTGAGACTAGAATGCGCACTCAACTACTTAAAGAAATGGATGGATTGATGGAAAAAGAGAGAGATCGTCTTATATTTGTCATCGGAACTACTAATAAACCTTGGATGTTAGATGAAGCTTTTATAAGGCGTTTCCAAAAAAGAATACTCGTGCCACCCCCAGATTTTAAGTCAAGAGTTGGGTTGTTTAAATTCTATACATCAAAGCTTAAACTAGATCCCTCTGTAGATCTCGAAGAATTAGCTAAAATAACTGACGGTTATTCAGCCAGTGATATTCTAGATGTGTGTAGAGATGCGTACATAAGAGTTATTGAGGAGTTCTTTGAATATAACGATAAAAGTGAACCTAGAAGAATTACGATGGAAGATTTTAGGATTGTGATCAAAAATAGAAAACCAAGTATAACCAAAGATATGATAGAACGTTATCAAAAATGGTTTGAACAACATAAAGCACTTTGA